In Rubrivirga marina, the following are encoded in one genomic region:
- the rsgA gene encoding ribosome small subunit-dependent GTPase A codes for MTDAADPSPETRHGLVIRSTGSWYDVRTDDGEDLRARIRGRFRLDALEIDETNPLAVGDRVKLTVGDDETGFITDIEPRENQLSRRAPGKRGAVREHVIVANVDRAWCVQSTFGPKVNPGFVDRFLVAAETRHIPAGLLLNKADLLDGNERAEEAMAFWQELYEGLGYPVILTSAVTGRGVETFRAALAGAVSVVAGPSGVGKSSLLNSVEPGLGLRTSEIGEKTQKGRHTTTFATLLEAGGGWVADTPGIREFGLWDLAPEELGGYFVEFRPYLDDCRFPNCTHVHEPGCAVQAAVDADEITPERYGSYVAMLETVEESHRASQQARWRTQGRPDDPDEPVEEIE; via the coding sequence GTGACCGACGCCGCCGACCCGAGTCCCGAGACCCGCCACGGCCTCGTCATCCGTTCGACCGGCAGCTGGTACGACGTCCGCACGGACGACGGCGAGGACCTCCGCGCCCGCATCCGCGGTCGGTTCCGCCTCGACGCCCTCGAGATCGACGAGACGAACCCGCTCGCCGTCGGCGACCGCGTCAAGCTCACCGTCGGCGACGACGAGACCGGGTTCATCACCGACATCGAACCGCGAGAGAACCAGCTTAGCCGGCGCGCCCCTGGCAAGCGTGGTGCCGTCCGCGAGCACGTCATCGTCGCCAACGTCGACCGCGCGTGGTGCGTCCAGTCCACGTTCGGGCCGAAGGTGAACCCCGGCTTCGTCGACCGCTTTTTGGTGGCGGCCGAGACGCGCCACATCCCGGCCGGCCTCCTCCTCAACAAGGCCGACCTCCTCGATGGGAACGAGCGGGCCGAGGAGGCGATGGCGTTCTGGCAAGAGCTCTACGAGGGCCTCGGCTACCCCGTCATCCTCACGAGCGCCGTGACCGGCCGCGGGGTCGAGACGTTCCGTGCCGCCCTCGCGGGCGCCGTCAGCGTCGTCGCCGGGCCGTCCGGCGTAGGCAAGTCGAGCCTGTTGAACAGCGTCGAGCCCGGCCTCGGCCTCCGCACCTCCGAGATCGGCGAGAAGACCCAGAAGGGCCGTCACACGACGACGTTCGCCACGCTCCTCGAAGCCGGCGGCGGGTGGGTCGCGGACACGCCCGGCATCCGCGAGTTCGGCCTGTGGGACCTCGCGCCGGAGGAGCTCGGCGGCTACTTCGTCGAGTTCCGCCCCTACCTCGACGACTGCCGCTTCCCCAACTGCACCCACGTCCACGAGCCGGGCTGCGCCGTACAGGCCGCCGTCGACGCCGACGAGATCACGCCGGAGCGCTACGGCAGCTACGTCGCCATGCTGGAGACCGTCGAGGAGTCCCACCGCGCCTCGCAGCAAGCCCGGTGGCGAACGCAGGGCCGGCCGGACGACCCGGACGAGCCCGTCGAGGAGATCGAGTAG